GGTGTTTGCGGATGTGCCAGACCCGCGCCGCGAAACGAAGAACAAGTTGCATGAGCTGGTGGATATCCTCACGTTGGCCACGTGTGCGGTGATCGCCGGGGCCGACGGGTGGGACCAGGTGGCCGCGTTCGGTCGGGCCAAGCAAACGTTGTTCGCCCCGTACCTGCGGTTGCCCCACGGGGTTCCGAGCCCGGACACGTTCGAGCGCGTGTTCGCCAAGCTGGACCCGGACGCGTTCGCGGACCGGTTCGGGCGCTGGATGGCAGCCGCATGCGAGAGTACCGGCCTGGTGCACGTGGCGATCGATGGTAAGAGCGCCCGGCGGTCCACCAAGAACACGTTCACCGGGTGCTTGCATCTGGTCGAGGCGTGGGCCGTGGAGAACCGGTTGATCCTGGGCCAGCGGTCCGTGCCCGAGGGCGGACACGAGATCACCACGGCCCCAGATCTGTTGGGCGCCCTGGATCTGACGGGCGCGGTGGTGACCGTCGACGCGGCCTTTTGCCAGAAGGAGTTGGTGTCCCAGATCCGCACCCAGGGCGGGCATTACGTGGTGTGCGTGAAGGGGAACCAGAAGGGGTTGCGCGGCGCGGTGGCGGAGGTGTTCGCGCGGGCCGGGGAGGACGCGTTCGCCGGGTGTGACATGGGGTCCGCGGTCGAGGACGGGCACGGGCGCGAGGAAGAGCGGTACGTGACGGTGGTTGAAGATCCGGAAGGGCTACCGAGCGGGTGGGCCGATGTTGGGGCCGTGGCCCTGGTGTGCCGGGAGCGGGTGGTGAACGGGAAGCCGAATGAGAGCACCGCCCATTACTACCTCACCAGCTTGCGGATCGGGGCGGTCGAGCTGGCGGGGTACATCCGCAACCATTGGGGCATTGAGAACGGGCTCCATTGGTGTCTGGACATCGCGTTCCGGGAAGACGACAGCCGGGCTCGGGCCGGACACGCCGGGGCCAACCTGGGCATGATTCGCCGGGTTGCCCTGTCCCTGCTCCAGCGGGCGGACACCAAGGGCAGCATTCGTACTCGACGCATGAAGGCCGCCTGGGACGATCAATACCTGCTCAAAGTGCTTAAGATTCTGACGACTAAATGAAGTGCGCCGGCCCTGGCCTCTACTCACGTGGCACAAAGGCAGTGGGTTTTATCCCCCTTGTTCTCACCGGCACGAACCAACCGCGAACCACTTTTCCAGTCGCTTTGCAACATATCACTGCAGTTGGAATTGCAGAAATACCCCTCGACACAGCGATACTCAATCCAGATTTGGTTGCCTGGGCCGGGGCGAATGGGTCTCTTATGGTGGATTCGAGGTTCGTAAGATTGGAAGGATTACCTGCAGATTTCCTTCAATCGGATCTCACACAGCCGAAGCAAGCTCAATATCTTCTCGCGTTGCTGAGGGGATTGCTACCGAACCAATTTGCCGTGCTCTGGGATGATGAAAAACAGCGCCATGCACTGACGAGTTTGATTCGCGCAATTACTCCTCCCGGGCATTCCAACTACCGCCTCTCGCTCCTGTCGGCAGGTAGTCAGGCTGGGGAGTGGCTGTACCGAACGCTCTCGGAGAAAGATGGGTTCATTGATGACCCTACCGAAGCGCTGCGATTGGTGGAATTGGTGAAGCAGGAGCCGGGTTTCCACATCATTGCTGAGAAAGAGGCGCCCAAAAAGAAATCCCGCGCACGGAAGCCGTAGCGCGGGCAGTCGCGGCTTACGCGCGCTGAATGTTGCCCGCGGGTTATGGGGTGGTCAGCTCGCGGGCTTTGCGGGCACGTTTTGGTGCGCGGCAATGATCCGCGCCACCAATTCTGGGGCTAATTTCTTCAAGTCGTCGTCGGTTAGGCCACCCAGCACATCCGTTGCGACCTTACTCTTGTGTTCGTCTGGCATCCCGCTCACGGCCTGGGCCAGTTTTTCGGGCGTGGCGTTCGCGTACACGGCTTTTTCGAGTTCTTCCACTTTGGCTAGCTCCCGGGCGAAGGTGGGGTTGTTCTTGAGGTACGGCTCGAGCGTTTGAATCGTGGTTTGGGGTGTTACCGGCGGCTTTGAGTGCGTCGGTCATGTTCATCTCGACGCGCCCGCACCCGAGTGAAGTGCTCGTGATTCGTTAGGGAATCCGGTTGCGTGTAGTCACAGTATCGCACGATACGCGGTGCGAATCAAACGCGGGGTGGTACCCCCGAGGCTATCGAAATGCAATCGCCCCGGCGGCGGGGCGGGAAGGGTTAGCGCTTGGGTTTCTTGGGTGGTGAGTCGAAGGGGGATGTTAGAGGCCCTTCTTCTGGGTAGTTCGGATCGGGGACGTTTCGGATCGCGACCACGCGCCCGTTGATTTCCCGGGCGACCAAATCTGCGGCCCACGTGAATACGTTCGGCACTGTGCTGTGGCTTGGGGGATAACCCAAGTTCAGGTACTCGGCCATACCGGGATCGGGGCCGGTCCAACCGTACACTGTAACGGTGTAGGTTTCGTCCCCGAACAAGCACACGTCAGCGGCGGTCATGTTCACCTCGAAGAACGCCGGCACGGAGTGAAGTGCCCGGCCTCACTCTCTATCTTTTTGGTACCATTCGCATCTACTGTCGCTTCTCGGTGATGGTTTTTCACTGCCTCAGCCCTCGGAATCCGTGGTGCTTGCATCGGTGTCGTCGGGATCGGGTTCGTCGCGGATGGACAGCACCTCGCCACACAAATCTTTGGCGGCGCGGCGTGCGGCCCAAATGACCGGGTTGATTACGATGGTGTTGTTCGGCGGGTATCCCATATTTAGAGCTTTGACCCATTCCGGGTCGGGACCTGTCCACCCCTCGCGCGAAAGTGTGTAAACTGGGTCATCAAAGATCCGAACCTCAGCGATGGTCATGTTCACCTTTCAAAGTGCCTACAACGAGGTTAAAGTACTCCGGGTCAGTTCGGGCGAAGTGTATGGGATTTCCGTAAAGTAATTCTAAACCCACGGTCACGATTTCTGTACCAGATTGTTTCGTGATTCGCTTGCCAATATAGAGTGCCCGATCCGGTCGATTGGGAAACAGTCTTTGGATGCGCCCTGTCTTGTTACGGTGTCCGACGTCGCCCTCATCAAAATTACCTCCAGGGAATTCGGTTGCGAGCGCGACCTCGTCTGTTCCGTGGAATCGCTCGCGCCAGAATCGATTAGCTGCCCTAAGAACCCCGGGATCGTTTT
This region of Gemmata massiliana genomic DNA includes:
- a CDS encoding ISAs1 family transposase encodes the protein MSIPLLAVFADVPDPRRETKNKLHELVDILTLATCAVIAGADGWDQVAAFGRAKQTLFAPYLRLPHGVPSPDTFERVFAKLDPDAFADRFGRWMAAACESTGLVHVAIDGKSARRSTKNTFTGCLHLVEAWAVENRLILGQRSVPEGGHEITTAPDLLGALDLTGAVVTVDAAFCQKELVSQIRTQGGHYVVCVKGNQKGLRGAVAEVFARAGEDAFAGCDMGSAVEDGHGREEERYVTVVEDPEGLPSGWADVGAVALVCRERVVNGKPNESTAHYYLTSLRIGAVELAGYIRNHWGIENGLHWCLDIAFREDDSRARAGHAGANLGMIRRVALSLLQRADTKGSIRTRRMKAAWDDQYLLKVLKILTTK